The stretch of DNA GACGACCTCGCAGACTGCGACCTCGTCATCGAAGCCGCAGTCGAAAACATGGACGTCAAACAGGACATCTTCTCGGACTTAGACGACCTCATGCCCGAAGACGTGGTTCTCGCCACGAACACGAGCACGCTCTCGATTACGACCATCGCAAGCGCCACCGAGCGCCCAGAACAGGTCGTTGGCCTTCACTTCATGAACCCGGTTCCCATCATGAAGGGCGTCGAAGTCGTCATCGGCGAGAAGACGAGCCCCGAAGTCGGGAAACTTGCCCACGAACTCTCTGAGAAACTCGGCAAAGAGACGTGGGAGTCCGACGACAAACCGGGGTTCATCACCAACCGCATCCTCATGCCGTGGCTGAACGAGGGCATCCGTGCCTACGACGAAGGCCTCGGCACGAAAGAGGACATTGACAAGGGCATGACCCTCGGGACGAACGTCCCGATGGGGCCGCTCCAACTCGCAGACCACATCGGCCTCGACGTCTGTCTGCATGCGAGCGAAACGCTGTTCGAAGAGCTTGGCGACCGCTACAAGCCAGCCTACCTGTTAAAGCGCAAAGTCGCCGCGGGCGACCTCGGGAAAAAGACCGGCAACGGCTTCTACGAGTACTGAGCGAGTTCGCGTTCGTACACGTCCAACAACTGGTCGACCGCCGCCTCGACGCTAATCTGGTCGCGGCGAGAAACACAATTTTCACTTAGCTCTGCATTGTTCGCAAGCGCCCGCTCTAAGCCGTCTCTGAAGCCGGCGATGTCGCCGGGTTCGAAGTGGTAGCCAGTTACGCCATCGATGACCGTGTCTTCGAGCGCACCGGCGTTCACTCCAACGACTGGCGTCCCGGCAGCGTTCGCTTCGAGCGCGACGATGCCTTGGGTTTCGACCGGACTCGGGAACGCGAACACGTTGAGGGCGGCGTAGAACGACGGGAGGTCTTCGCGGTCGAGAAAGCCGAGGAAGCGAATGTCCATGTCCATCTCTGCGGCTCTCGCTTCGAGCGTTTCCCGGGCGGGGCCGTCGCCGCCGAAGACGACGGTCACGTCCATTCCGTCGATGGCATCGAGGATGGAGGTGAGCGACTTCTCGAAGCCGTGGCGGCCGGTGTAGCCAATCAGCGGTCGGTCCGTGTCGATGCCGTGTTTGTGTCGGAACTCTGTGCCGTCTGCGGGGCGAAACGTCTCGATGTCAACCCCGTTCGGGACGACTTCCACCCGACTTTCGATGCCGACTTCGTCCGTGAGATGCCGTTTCGTGTCTGCACTCGGGACGAGGACGGTGTCTGCTTGGCCGAAAAACCAGCGCTCGTAGGACTCCGCGATGCGGCCAAGGCCGTTCGAGAGAAACTCGCGCTGAGCGAGGTAGTCTGCATACTCGCTCGTCGGGGTGTGATACGACGTGATGAACGGCGCGTCGACCTCCCGTGAGAGTCGAAGGCCGCCAAGCCCGAGAGAAAACGGGGTGTGGGCGTGGACGATGTCTACGTCTTCGACTGCCTCCGGAACTGATGGCGTCCCGAGGTAAAAGCCATCATAGAAGGGGAACGGCAGGCTTCTGACGGCATGTTCGCCCGGGTCGGGGCTGTAGCCGCGCGCTTTGGGAAAGACGATGTCCATGCGCCCGCCGCGGGCGAGCCACCGGTCGCGCCACGTTTTGACCGTATACGTGACCCCGTTTACCGTGGGCAGGTAGGTATCCGTGAAGGCGGCGACCCGGGGCATCATTTCTCACCCTTGTTCAGCCGAGACTTAATGGTTTGTGACATCACGATAGATTGTAAGAAGTTCGCTTGCAACGCGGTCTAAGCCGTGGTCGGCCGCGGTTTGCCTCGCGTTTTCCCCGAGTCGTTCTCGGAGCGCTGGTTCTGCTGCCAATCTGTCAAGTGCGGCGCGGAACTCCTCGTGAGTCGAACACTTGAGGCAGTCTTCGCCGTGGGTGTAGAACTCGGAGAAGACAGGAATGTCGCGGATGACGACGGCTTTGCCACAAGCCATCGCTTCGAGGACGGCGATGCCCTGATTCTCGTTTTTCGTCGGGAACAGATACACGTCGCCTGCGCCGTACGCGCCGCGAATGTCTTCGACCCACCCGGTGAACGTCACATTTTCCGGTGGGTTGTTCACCCACTCGGTGACGGTTGCGCTCGCTTGTGGACCGGTGTCGTAGGTGCCGAACCACGCGAAATCGTAGTCGGTCTCTTCTGCGAGTTCACAGAACGTGGTGAGGCCTTTTCGCTCGAAGACGCTCCCCACAGCGAAGACGACCATTCCCGAGAGGTCGTATTTGTCCCGGTACTCCTCGCGCAACTCATCGTGGCCTTCGAGCGCGTCGATATCCACGCCGTTCGTTATCGGGCGAATCGGGGCGGTCACAGGGTACGATTCGAGGATGTTCTTCGTGAACTCGCTCGGGCAGAGCACGAGGTCTGCCTGCGAGTAAAACCACTTCAGGTAGCGCGCGAGCACGGGTGCGGCGAGGTTCGACCCGCGAAAGCTCTCTGCGAAGTCTTCGCCCGTCGTGTGGGCGTGTAAGATGAGCGGGATATCCTTCGATTTCGCGCGGCGAGCAAGTGCAAGCGAGACTGGTCCAATCGTGTTCAGATGCACCACATCGACCGATTCGAGCAGCGGGCCGCCGTACAGCGCGCTCCTGAGTCCGCGGTCTACATTCCCACCCACCCACGGGGAGGTGATGACCTCTACATCGGTCTGTTCGAGCGCCGAGCGTTGCTGGTCAGTTGCGGTGCCAATCCCGCTCCGCGCTAGTGCCGATTCGAGTTCGAGATAGTTGAGCGCGCGCACAGCAAAACCGACCCACGGATGCCGATTAACTGTTGCGGTAACAGCGATTTATAATCCCGTTAATCGGAATCTATTTATATGCAACAACAAATCAATTCGCTTGGGGCTACACAGGAGCTTTTCTTTCCTATGTGTTCGGCCCCGGAAACCCCCCACCCCACCCCTCGTTTCCGATGACTACTATTGCCGAAGAGCGGATTGCGCGCCTGCACGACCTTTCAAGAGACGCCGTCAAAACCGGTCACGATGACCGGGCACGCGAGTACGTGAGACTGGCCAGACGCATCGCCGAGCGACATCGGTTGCGTCTCCCCCGGGAGTTCAAACGCTTTACGTGCGCCTCGTGCGACGCGTACCTGGTTCCCGGGCGCAACGCACGCGTCAGGCTGCAAGACGGGCACGTCGTCATTTCCTGTGATTGTGGCCATCACGCACGACACCCATACTAAACTGTTTTCCCTAACCTGACACCGGGCACGACGGCCATACCTCAATATTCACATAGCTCCGGTTAATAAAGCGCATAAGCCAATGGTAAATCAAGACTTGCGGAAAGAAGCCCACGATGTCGAAGTCACCGTCTGGGTCGGCAAGAGCGGCCACGGTGCCGTCCTCGAAGAGTTGAAAACCCAACTCCAAGACCGAAAGCTGGTGAAAGTCAAGTTCCTCCGCGCCTCGCGGGGCGGAACGACGGTCGAAGAGATGGCCGAAGAACTCGCGGAAAACGCCGGTGCGGAGGTCGTTGATACGCGGGGGAACACGGCGGT from Haladaptatus sp. ZSTT2 encodes:
- a CDS encoding 3-hydroxyacyl-CoA dehydrogenase family protein, with the translated sequence MRGMDDINTIGVIGAGTMGNGITQVAAASGYEVVMRDIKDEFVERGLSAIDDSLTRFVSKEKLSETEKDAALDRITGTTEFDDLADCDLVIEAAVENMDVKQDIFSDLDDLMPEDVVLATNTSTLSITTIASATERPEQVVGLHFMNPVPIMKGVEVVIGEKTSPEVGKLAHELSEKLGKETWESDDKPGFITNRILMPWLNEGIRAYDEGLGTKEDIDKGMTLGTNVPMGPLQLADHIGLDVCLHASETLFEELGDRYKPAYLLKRKVAAGDLGKKTGNGFYEY
- a CDS encoding glycosyltransferase family 4 protein gives rise to the protein MRALNYLELESALARSGIGTATDQQRSALEQTDVEVITSPWVGGNVDRGLRSALYGGPLLESVDVVHLNTIGPVSLALARRAKSKDIPLILHAHTTGEDFAESFRGSNLAAPVLARYLKWFYSQADLVLCPSEFTKNILESYPVTAPIRPITNGVDIDALEGHDELREEYRDKYDLSGMVVFAVGSVFERKGLTTFCELAEETDYDFAWFGTYDTGPQASATVTEWVNNPPENVTFTGWVEDIRGAYGAGDVYLFPTKNENQGIAVLEAMACGKAVVIRDIPVFSEFYTHGEDCLKCSTHEEFRAALDRLAAEPALRERLGENARQTAADHGLDRVASELLTIYRDVTNH
- a CDS encoding ribonuclease P protein component 4 produces the protein MTTIAEERIARLHDLSRDAVKTGHDDRAREYVRLARRIAERHRLRLPREFKRFTCASCDAYLVPGRNARVRLQDGHVVISCDCGHHARHPY
- a CDS encoding glycosyltransferase codes for the protein MPRVAAFTDTYLPTVNGVTYTVKTWRDRWLARGGRMDIVFPKARGYSPDPGEHAVRSLPFPFYDGFYLGTPSVPEAVEDVDIVHAHTPFSLGLGGLRLSREVDAPFITSYHTPTSEYADYLAQREFLSNGLGRIAESYERWFFGQADTVLVPSADTKRHLTDEVGIESRVEVVPNGVDIETFRPADGTEFRHKHGIDTDRPLIGYTGRHGFEKSLTSILDAIDGMDVTVVFGGDGPARETLEARAAEMDMDIRFLGFLDREDLPSFYAALNVFAFPSPVETQGIVALEANAAGTPVVGVNAGALEDTVIDGVTGYHFEPGDIAGFRDGLERALANNAELSENCVSRRDQISVEAAVDQLLDVYERELAQYS
- a CDS encoding YhbY family RNA-binding protein produces the protein MVNQDLRKEAHDVEVTVWVGKSGHGAVLEELKTQLQDRKLVKVKFLRASRGGTTVEEMAEELAENAGAEVVDTRGNTAVFH